The genomic interval AATCCAAGGTCGAGATCGACTTCTTCCAGGCGCTCGATGCCACCCGCGAGGTCGTCGCGACCCACCTGGTGCTCGCGCTCTTCGACGATCGGGGGCAGCTCCTGGCGACCCTGACCCGGCGCGACGCAGACTGATACCCCGGCATCATCGCCCCTCGTCGGCGGCGCCCAGGCCGGCCGTGGCCACGCCCTGGCGGATCGCGGCGGCGTCCATCAGCGCGAGGTCTGCGTTGATGGCGAGCATCTCGGCCTCGAGGCGGTCGTAGCTCCAGTCGCAGTCGAAGCGGTCCAGCAGGGCGAGGCCGAGGCGCTGGGTCGCCTTGGCGCCGGCGATGCCCTCGATGGCCTTGAGCGCCGCGAAGAGCGGGTAGGTCGAGCCGACGAAGGCGACCTTGGAGAATTCCGCGTTCGACTGGATGAGATAGTCGACGACGGCATAGCGGAACTGGTTCCAGAACTGCACGTCCGGCTGCGCCGCGCCCTGGGCAAAGCAGCGCTCGATGTGCCGGTCGAGGAAGCGGCCCATCAGGGCGACGTACTGCGGCAGACCGGCGGTGTCGACGAAGGGCGGATTGACCTCGTAGCGGCGCTTCTCGCGGTTCCAGATCGCCTGCACGCCCTGCACCTCGTGGGCCACGAAGGCAATGGCGGGATCGGCGCCGGGCAGGTTCATCCGCCGGGCGAATTCGGCGGCGGCCGCGACGAAGCGGGTCTCGGCCTCGGCGGTCACGCTGGCCGCCGTCGTGCCGAGGGCGGCGAGGCGGGCTTCGGCCAGGTCGAAGATCTGCAGGTTTGCGCCTTCGCGCTCAGCCTTTGGCATGGCGACGAGCTTGCGGTAATGCGAGACGGCCTTGCCTGTGTTGCCGATACCCTCCGCGGTGCTGGCGACCATGTAGATCAGCTCGGGCCAGCCGGGCGCGGCACGGAGCTGGCCCTCGAGCGAACGCAGATGCTGGGCCAACTGGTCGTCGACGACATAGCCCTGCAGCGCCTTGCGGTTGGCGGCGTCGATGGCGATCACGGTCTCGATCAGCCCTCGGAAAGCGGCGAGATCGAGCTGGCGGATACGGCTTTGCCGGCTTTCCGACAGCCTTGCGTGGAGCAGCGCGTAGGCCGCATAGGCTGCGATCTCGCCGGGATCGCTGCCGGTCTCGAACCAGAGCGCGCCGTAGTCCGGGGCGAAGGCGCCGAAATCGGCAGTGAGCACCGCGTTGTCCGCCTGCTGGTGGAGGGAGAAGTGGATCGCACGCTCCACGGCGAGCTGGCGCTGGAGATAGGAGAGCAGCCCGCCGACCTCGACCCCGCCGACGCTGGCGCGGATCTCGACGGGCTCGAAGAGGTCTGTCGGGATCTCGACGGGCCGGGTGATGAAGAGGGCGGTCGCGCCCAACGGATCGGCGGTATCGGAAGGGTCCGAAGGTCCCGGGGCCGGCGTCTCCCGGGCGGCCTCGAGCTGGGTTTGGATGCTGACCAGCCGCCCGGCCATCATCTGGGCCATGGCCAGGCCCGCACCCTCGGGTGTCTTGCCCTTGGGGTCCACGATGTTGAAGGGGCTGATGACGTACTCGCTGTCCAAGAACTGGCGGTAGACCGCGCGCAGGAACCAGAGGTTCGCGGTCAGGAGAACGAGACCGATCGTGGAAAATGCGAGGGCCCGGATTAGAATGTCCATGGGCGGCCGTCCGGAGACCAAACCATCTGCTTTCCGAAGCCTAGCAGGACGGGCGGTGACTTGGGAACCGGAGGGCCAAAGGCGATGAGGCCGGCGAGCGACGTCCGGTCCCTCGCGCGGAGGATGTCCATCGCCTGCAGACCATCGGAAACTCGGGGAAGTCGGGGGCGTGAAATGACCAAGAGCGCGGAACTGGAAGGCTCGTCGGCCTTCGTATCGGACATCGCCTTCAATCAGGTCGAAAGGCTCTTCTCGCCCGGTCGCCACAGCCTCGCGGCCTTGGCCGACTTGGTGGAGCTGGCGCAGGCGGCCATCTTCAACGAGGAGCTCGTCGTGACCGCGGGCGCTTACGAGAACGCCCGGGCGCTCTCGGACCTGGACTTCGTGAAGCCCTTCGCGCCCGAGGTCGAGGTCACGGAAGCCGAGGAAGACACGGGTCCCGACCCCGAGAACGGCGAAACGGAAGACAAGGGCGGGATCCTCATCGACGTCAACGAAGAGGGCTACCTCAAGAGCTCCCACCCGGTGGGCGAGCTCCTCCTGGCGACGCTTCACAGCGTGAACCTGAGGAGCGACCCTCTATTCGGTTCGCTGGCGAATCCGGGCGGCTTCGAGGGCGAGGCCTTCTCCTCGGAGGAGGCCATCGCGCGCTTTCCCATCTTGATGCTGGCCCTGCAGGCCGACCGCGGCCTCCTCGCCTACGACAGCGAGGAGGCGCGCCAGTCCCTGGAAGGCCGGCTTTCGGAGTCCATTGACCTGTACAACGCCCATGCCGTGTCCATGAACGCGCTGCACCAGCGCTGGGGCATGGACACGGTGCTGTCGGTGCTGGAGCAGCCCTTCGCCGGCACCCGGATCGTCGACCACGCCCTGGAGTTCGCCGAGTCGGACTCGCCCGCCGAGACCCGGCAGCTCCGGGAGCTCCTGGGCGGCGCGGCGATGAAGGTGCCGGGCCGTGCCGAGTTCTTCGAGCATTGGAACATGCCGCCGCTGGGCGTCATCGCCCTCGCCGAAGCCAAGGCCATGGACGACGTCCCCAGGGTCCTCCGCGACTCCCGCAAGAGGTTCTCAAAGCTGCGGGACTCGATTTGCCGGCTCCGGACCGAACGGGCGGCGCTGGTGGAACGCGCGGATCTGTCCTCCAGGGCCGGCGAGCTGGCCCTGAGGGAGCTGGGCGGCTTCGACGCCGAGATGCGCGCCGCGCTGGAGGCGGCGACCGAGGAGCTCAGCGTCCGCCGCTCCCGCCTGCAGCGCACGGAGCTGTTTTTCAGCACCCTCGACTTCGCGCTAGAGCTGCTCGGCGGCCTCGGCGTCGGCACCGTCGGCAAGGTCATCGACGCCCTGGGGCTGAAGCGCGGCGCCGTCATGCAGCGCATCCCCGGGCTGTTCCGGGCCGTGAACTTCGTCCGGGCGGGCGACGACGTCCTGGCTTCGGACGTCGTCGAGCGGCTGATCGGACGGCTCCCGAGCGACCTAGAGGGTCAGCGCTTCGTGCTCGACCTGGGCCTCGCTCATGGCCGGCGCTATTCGGACAGCAGCCCGTCGCGACCGCCGCCGGCGGAGACGGCGGTGCGCATCGAGGGCGAGGAGGGCACCACGGAGGTGACCGACCGCGACTTCTGGCGCCTGTCCTGCACCGTGGACGGGTTCCTCGGAATCTTCTCTTTTCCCTAGATCAATCTGCGCTCAATTGGAATCGATTGAGCGCAGATAACTTGATCAATTCCATATAGATAGAGCACGATGAAATGAGGTCGTACCGACCTCGCATCTGAATCGCGCTCTGACTGTTGAAGGAGAGTGGGATTCAGGTTCGAAGCCAATCAGCTTCGAATCATCTCGCTTTGAACCGCACCGTCCGTTCAGCGCTCGATGCCGATGGGCAGCAGGAAGGCCTCGGCGTCATAGTAGGCGGTGCGCGCGAAGAACCAGTCCACCACCGTATCGCGGTCCTTGGCCGCCTCGGGGTTCTCGGCGCGGAAGGCGGCCCAGGCCTTGGCGGTCTCGGGGTCGTCGGCGAGCATCTTCTCGGCCATGCGGGTGACGATGTAGTTCTCGCCGTATTCGTGGCTGGTCATCTGGGCGTTGAAGAACCCCCAGTAGAAGAAGCTCGACTCGCCGCTCGGCTCCAGCAGCGCCACCGCCAGGGTGCCGAGCGGCTGATCGGTCGGCACCCGGACGTCGCCGGGCCGGTAGACCACGCGGTGGCGCTCGGCGACCGGGGTGGCCGAGGCCGTGGCGCGGCCCTCGCGGTTGGGATCGTCGATCTTGAACGCCGTCATGCGATAGCGCTCGACCTCGAGGCTGCGCTCCGTCTCCAGGACCTCCATCTCGATGCCGTGGGCCGTAAGCCGCTCGATCACCTCGGACCAGACGGCGGGCAGGTAATAGGCGCGCGGCCGCGGGACCGGATCGTCGGGGGTCGAGCGGACGGATTGCTCGACCTCCAGGGTCACGGGGTCGGCGCTCCAGACGATCTGATCGATGCCGAGCGCCTCGCTGCGGCGGATCTCGTAGGCGAAGCTCTGGAAATCGACCCGCGGCGCCGGGTCGTCGTAGCCCCAGGCGACCGGCACCGGGTCGATCCGCGCGGCCCGGTCCGCGGCGATCGCCGCGCGCAGGCTCTCGGCCTTCTCGGCCACCACCTCGATGACCCCGAGGAAGAAGGCGTAGGCGCCGAGCACACGCTGGCGGTAGGGCTTGAGCGCGTGGATCTCGAGCAGATAGGCCGGGATCTGGCGATGGTCGGCGTAGTTCGACGAGTAGGCCGCGCCGTCGCTGAAATAGGGGTAGTAGCCCTTCTCCGGCGCCATCTTGTCGTTGCCGTCGATGCAGGGACCGGGGATGTGGCCGAGGCCCGCGAGACGGGCCGTCAGCGGGCCGGCCAGCTCGCGCCGCAGCCAGGCGAAGATGGCGGGACTCAGCCCGGAGTCGCCGTTGTCGCACCAGGTCACGTCGTACTGGTAGTTCTGGCCGTCGGTCGAATGGGCGTCGATGAAGAACGCCGGGTCGTAGTCGGTCATCACCTTCACGACCGCCCGGATCTCCGGGCTGTCGAGCTTGCCGAAGTCGCGGTTGAGGTTCAGCCAGCGGCCGTTGGCGCGGCGGCCCGAGGTGTTCGGCCCGTGCTGGTTGATGCGCCCGGTCTCGGACTGGCGCAGGTAGCCCTGGACGTTTAGCACCGGAACGAACAGGAGGTTCGCCTTGTCGAGCAGCGCCCGCCGGCCGCCGGTGACGGCGAGGTCGCGGACCAGCATGAGGCCGGCATTGACGCCCATGGATTCGCCGGGGTGGATGCCGGCCTCGATGAAGACGGTCGGCTTGCCGCTGGCCTCGAGCCCGGCCGGCGACTTGTCCGCGGCGCTGGAGACGATCAGCATCCAGACCTGCTCGCCGTTCGCCAGGGTCGCGATCGAGGTGAGCTCGACCGCGTCGCTCGCCTCGGCGAGCCGGCGGGCGTAAGCCGTCACCTGCGCGTAGGTCGCGGTCTCGGCGAAGCCGCTGGCCTCGGCCGGCGTCGCCCATGGATCGCCGGGGCCGAGCGCGAAGGTCGCGCTCTCGCCGTCCCAGGCGGGCGACGGCGGCAGCATCTCCTGCAATTCGGCGGGCGAGAACTGCGTCTGCGGCAGGGCGGAACCGTGAGACAGGGCAACCAGGGTCGCCAGAGCGGCCGCGGCCGCCATCGCAGGCCTTCTCATGCCACACCTCCCAAGGGGCTATCCGACCTTATGCCAATACCGAGGCGCGCCAAGATGACGCCTTCTTCACAGATGACCGCCAAGGACGCAGCTCGGCCGTCGCCCCGTCACGCCGCGACCAGCGGCGCCCCCGCCGGCAGGACGAAGGGCAGACGCCGTTCCAGGACCTCGACCCGGAAGCTCTGCCGGTGCAGTCTTTCGCCGTCGGGGCTCAGGGGAATCTCGTGCTCGGACTCGACTTCCAGCCACTTGTGTCGGTCATATTCGATGTACTGCAGCTTTTCCTTCCCCTCCTGGATCAGTTCTATGTCCTGGATGACCGTGGACAGTCTTTGCAAGGGGAAGTCCTTCAGGGTCACCACGTCCAGCAGGCCGTCGTTCAACTTTGCCCTCGGGGCCAGCCGCACCCCGCCGGCCTGCACGCCGTTGCAGGCGGCCGCCATGATCATGACGTCGTCCTTCCATTCGCGGCCGTCGTCCGAACGTGCGTCCGATCGGTAGAGAACCTCGCCTTTCAGGGCCATGAGAAAGCCGGTCAATCCGTAGGCGGCGCCCTTGAACGCCGTCTTCAGGCGTTCCGAGGTCTGGAAGGTGACATTCGCGCCGAAGCCGGCGACCAGGGCGTTCAGGAAACAGGAATCGTCGATCCGGCCCACGTCTATGGGCGTCACCTTGCCCCTGGCCGCCAGGCGAAGCGCGGCCAGCGGATTGTTGACGCCGATGCCGCAACCGCGCGCGAAGTCGTTGGCCGAGCCGAGGGGGAGCACCGCCATGGCCGCCTCGGGGGAGTCGGTCTCCGCCATGATGCCGTTGACGATCTCGTTCACCGTGCCGTCGCCGCCGCCGGCGACGATCACGTCGACCCGCTCCCGCAAGGCCCTGGCCGCGTGGCGCGCCGCATCGCCGGCCTCCCAGGTCACCTCGACCTCGATGCCGACTCCCTCCCGACGGAGGTTCTCGACGGCGGGACGAAGGCGGGGATCGCCCGCTTTCTTGCCGTTGAGAATCAGCCGAAGTGAGCGCACTTTCCAGGTCCCCAGGATCAGTTCGACGACCTCTTGCGCGCCGAGTCGAAGTAGGACTTGATCGAGTCGTTCATCCGCGACTGCCCGACCGAGGAGGCGACCCCGCTGAAGAAGCCGGCGATCTTATCCGTCGAGGTGCTGTTGAAGTAGAAGACGATCGAGCCCTCTTCCACCGGCAGGACCAGCCCGCCCGTCACCTGCGAATTGTAGGTGTGGCCCACGAAGAACTGCTTGCTGGCCCAGACAATATAGTCCTCGCCCCGTTGCATCTGGTTGTGCTGGAGGATGAAGGCCGGGCGTCCCTCGACCTTCTGCTTGCGCCAGGCGAACTCGTTCTCGACCTCCGCCGGCTGGTCCTGCGGAAAGGACAGGAAAGCCCGGTTGAGGGCGGGGAAATAGGTCTCGAAGAAGTCGTCGTCCGCACGCCATGTCATGCGGATCTCCTCGGCCGGGGAGACCGCCTTGCCGCCGCCCCGATCGTAGGCGGCGACGCCGTCCAGACCGCGCTCCAGGTAGGCGGCGAAGCGCGCCTTCATCAGGTCGCGGTAGGCCTCGGAGACCGCCGCGGCGGCCCCGTCCTGGTCCGCGGAGACGGCGGAGAGGCGCTCGCCCAGCTGCGCGAACTCCTCGGCCGAAAGATTGAGGTCATCGCCCGGCTTCGCCCTGAGGATCTTGCCGAGCTCGTCCTTGTCGCCGCCGTCGAAGGCCAGCTTCGCCCATTCGCCGTCCTTCGGCGGCGCGCCGAGCAGGCTGAAGCTGAGGTTGTTGGCGTCGAGCTCGATGTCGCTCCCCGCCGGGTAGGCCGCCTCGAACTTGGCCAGGGGGACCGGCAGGCGCATGGCGACCGCGGCGATGATCTCCTTTTCCCCGACGCGATCGAGGTCATGGGAAACGATCTCGCCGGCGAGCAGCGCCTTCTCGTCCTCGGCCGTGAACCCGATCGCCTGCATCACCTCGTCGATCGTGGGGACCTTGCCCTCTGCCGCCGCGGCGCCCGGCCGCGCAGCGACCAGCACGAAGGCCAGCGCGATGATGCCGTAACGGACCATGATGCCCTCCCTGTCTCATCCGATCCTGCTACGACCCTAGCCCACCTCAAGCCATAGTAGAACAACGGAGCGAGCGATCCCCCAGGAATCTCTTTTCGGGCGGTGTTGCTGCGATCTCGCGCTGCAAGGCGATCCGGGTCTTGGCTCCCCCGTCTCCTTGCCGAGGCCTCGATTCGTCGGCAAGGACCGCGGCGGAGAGCCCGGCGGTTCCGTCCGCTGCGCCGGCCCGCTATCATCAGGATCTGGCAAGATGCGATCCGGAGCGCTTCGCCGGAGGCATTCTCGCCTTGGGTCGGTAGCGGAGGACTTTACGGCGGTGGCCATCATGATCGATCAGCGTTTGCTTGGAAGAGAGGGGCCGTCCGTTGGCTGTCTCGGTTACGGCGCTATGGTTCTCGAAGGCTACTACGGCGGGTCGGATGACGACGCGGCCGTCGAGACCTTGCGGCATGCGATCGATCTCGGGATGATGATCGATACCGCCGATGCCTACGGAAACGGGCACAACGAGCAGCTCGTGGCCCGCGCCTTGGCGCCGCGGCGCGACCGGGCCTTCATCGCCACGAAATTCGGCATCGTCTTCGACGAGGCGGAAACGGCCAGCGACCTGCCGACGGGATGGGGCTTCTCGCTCCGGATCAACGGCAGGCGGGACTACGTCCTGCGGGCTCTCGACACCAGCCTTCAGCGCCTGGGCGTCGACGCGATCGACCTCTGGTACGCCCACTACCTCGATCCGAAGACGCCGATCGAAGAGACCGTGAGCGCGATGGCCGAAGCGGTCCGTGCCGGCAAGGTCCGATATCTCGGCCTCAGCAACGTCACCGCGGCCCAGGTGACGCGCGCCCACCGGGTGCATCCGATCGCGGCCGTCCAGTACGAATACTCGCTCTGGCGCCGTGAGGCCGAGACCGAGCTCCTGCCCACCTTGCGCGACCTCGGCATCGCCCTCGTCGCCTGGTCGCCGCTCGGCGCGGGCTTTCTGGCCGGACCGCCCGCGGCGCTCGACGAAGGCGACTTTCGTCAGAATAACCCGCGTTTCGCCGGGGACAACTTGGCCGCCAACCGCGACCGTTTCGCGCCCCTCATGGACCTGGCCGAGGAGCTTGGCATCTCTCCGGCGCAGCTCGCGCTGGCGTGGCTGCTGCACCAAGGCGAGGACATCGTGCCGATCCCGGGTACG from Kiloniellales bacterium carries:
- a CDS encoding M14 family metallopeptidase, which codes for MRRPAMAAAAALATLVALSHGSALPQTQFSPAELQEMLPPSPAWDGESATFALGPGDPWATPAEASGFAETATYAQVTAYARRLAEASDAVELTSIATLANGEQVWMLIVSSAADKSPAGLEASGKPTVFIEAGIHPGESMGVNAGLMLVRDLAVTGGRRALLDKANLLFVPVLNVQGYLRQSETGRINQHGPNTSGRRANGRWLNLNRDFGKLDSPEIRAVVKVMTDYDPAFFIDAHSTDGQNYQYDVTWCDNGDSGLSPAIFAWLRRELAGPLTARLAGLGHIPGPCIDGNDKMAPEKGYYPYFSDGAAYSSNYADHRQIPAYLLEIHALKPYRQRVLGAYAFFLGVIEVVAEKAESLRAAIAADRAARIDPVPVAWGYDDPAPRVDFQSFAYEIRRSEALGIDQIVWSADPVTLEVEQSVRSTPDDPVPRPRAYYLPAVWSEVIERLTAHGIEMEVLETERSLEVERYRMTAFKIDDPNREGRATASATPVAERHRVVYRPGDVRVPTDQPLGTLAVALLEPSGESSFFYWGFFNAQMTSHEYGENYIVTRMAEKMLADDPETAKAWAAFRAENPEAAKDRDTVVDWFFARTAYYDAEAFLLPIGIER
- a CDS encoding YegS/Rv2252/BmrU family lipid kinase — translated: MRSLRLILNGKKAGDPRLRPAVENLRREGVGIEVEVTWEAGDAARHAARALRERVDVIVAGGGDGTVNEIVNGIMAETDSPEAAMAVLPLGSANDFARGCGIGVNNPLAALRLAARGKVTPIDVGRIDDSCFLNALVAGFGANVTFQTSERLKTAFKGAAYGLTGFLMALKGEVLYRSDARSDDGREWKDDVMIMAAACNGVQAGGVRLAPRAKLNDGLLDVVTLKDFPLQRLSTVIQDIELIQEGKEKLQYIEYDRHKWLEVESEHEIPLSPDGERLHRQSFRVEVLERRLPFVLPAGAPLVAA
- a CDS encoding aldo/keto reductase, with the protein product MIDQRLLGREGPSVGCLGYGAMVLEGYYGGSDDDAAVETLRHAIDLGMMIDTADAYGNGHNEQLVARALAPRRDRAFIATKFGIVFDEAETASDLPTGWGFSLRINGRRDYVLRALDTSLQRLGVDAIDLWYAHYLDPKTPIEETVSAMAEAVRAGKVRYLGLSNVTAAQVTRAHRVHPIAAVQYEYSLWRREAETELLPTLRDLGIALVAWSPLGAGFLAGPPAALDEGDFRQNNPRFAGDNLAANRDRFAPLMDLAEELGISPAQLALAWLLHQGEDIVPIPGTRRRERIDENAQAAKLRLTPETLERIDSLARPGRALGATLV